The window CAGATCTCATATTCCAtgaggccaggtggttaaggcactcgaatcgtaatccgatgGGTAGGGGGTCTaattccccatcacaccaaatatacttgccttttcagctgtgggggcgttataatgtgacggtcaatcccactattcgttggtaaagagtatgccaacagttggcggttggtggtcatgactagctgccttccctctagtcttacactgctgaattagggacggctagcttagacagccctcgtgtagctttgcgcgaaattcaaaaacaatagaGTGTTAGAGCCTATcatataaaacaagcaaaaattatGCTTGAGAAAATCTTATGGATGGCATTTCTGGCAGCTATTTCTTAACGTCGTTAAAAGGAAATAGCCGGTGATCAAGccaagatttaaaataaaacaaaaatgttcgcTTACAAGACAAAAGCTCACGAAGAAACACATAGTCGACTTAGGGAAAACCCATGACGTACTTGCAAGTCAAGGCTATAAGTTCTGAGGTAATAAAAATCGTATATAAGCTGCCTACGATAAACCTGTCGGTGAATACCCCATCTTGAAGCGTGGGAAACTTTTACAAGTATATATAAGTTTCTGAGATACAGTACGAACTATTTACCTTCTAGATGAAATAGGTAAGCAATTCTTAATCTTTATTTCTCGCTAGTATTATATCAATCGTATTTCTGcattgtttcataaatgttttatccATCTGCAGCCATTATTAATGACAGTTTTCTAAGTCTCAAGAGGATGATTTAGCACAAATAATGTatctctatttttattttatttagtatattttttagACTGTTAAAAGGAACATTATCACTTAATTTACAAGatgtttgtatgtatttattcttatgtatattttttagaTTGGATAAGTACTATATGACTTCAGTATAATTATGAATGTTTGAAAATACTATTTGCAGACTATTTGCActgatacatatatattattagtttattcaTACATAATTCAATGATTGCAAAATTAATCTGATTGCGTGAAAGCTTAGGCAGTTTGGTGACTACTGTTTTCGTAATTGTTTTTGATACAATATACAACAATGGTTCCATGAAATACAACTAGGACTTTTGTTTTTCTGaagtttagtttgttgtttttttaaagaaaagatgGTTACGTGTTATACTTTATTTCGGacaagtcttcgatttattatgttacgtacgttacgtttTACTATtccaaataaccggaaatttgaattagaatttagaagttaattgaatgttaatatgtatcaaattaatGATACttcccaacaagattgatacacacaattttgttttttaacacaaatatacttgaatatacaaacaaacaaaaatacgacttgtaataacggttattacaaaggatggtttatatacaagaatttGGCATAGTTACAGACAATAATGAGTTTTATATTTGgtctataactgaatattttatcgacgatccaggatCACAACGAGCaagttaattctgagttgattttGTTACATAACAATGTCTTTTCCTTGACACATCGCACAAGTTGACTCCTTccaacgaagatatttaatgtcctcgtataAATCCTAATGTCCGAAGTAATTtgctgaagttgaacggtttgtaatattcgaaatctatgaaccttcctggtcaaattctgtagttttcctattaataagccTTAATTATAACTAGAGCTTCCTAGGCCTGTAGCACACTGACCGTAGCTGACCAATAGTATTCTCTTCTTTATCTCTTGGCGCGTCGGTTTTCacgtttcaacaatattctagaggttttcccactattcgttggtaaaagagtagctcaagagttggcggtgggtggtgatgacactgctaaattagtaacggctagtgcagatagctcttgtgtagctttgcgcgaaattctaaacaaacaaacaaacatcgtaaaacaaatattgttcgattctcactttcaagaatcttctacaaattccgAGAACAGGTGGAACTTACGCAACATACAGTGAAAAATATACGTcacatacaaaaagaaaactatgCAGAAATatgcgtaggcactaaaataaatgtacaacagtaaatccgttataaGGTTTTAATTTGTAgctgttttgtacttttattttgatatcctAAATCATTAGTAATTTAATGCCGTATATTATCTGCACACTAATTGATCGTATAAGTGTAATAACAGCTATAAAACATAGGCTGGTGACCGAAGGCAAAAGATAAATACGTCAAATGTAAGTctcaaatttcttgtttttaaagtaaattttgtatttattgttacaaaaataaaaaagaactaaaacacaaaaattagaaACGTATTAAGATGGACTTAGCTAAGATAATGACAAATAATAAGAATTATACAGGAATATGTATTGAAAGAATTAAATATTGTGCACACAGTGAGTGACTCGGGAAAGTGGAAACGTTAATCTGAATAATTATTTCCGGTATTTATTACAAAGATATcgatttcattaatattttttttatacaaaagtgtTTTGTCAGTGTTTATCATTTAAAACCGTACACCAGGAGACCTAAGTatggaaacaacaaaataaatgcagATTTCCATTAAAAAACTAGTGCATGTTTTAGGTATGTGTTCTCACTCGTTTTGAAATAGAGGTTGAGAGAATATATTCGATTGAAGCTTGGCAAAAATTACACTAACAGCGATAGTATCCAACTGATGaatgaatttatattaattattataagatTTTGTTTAATGAAACTTCTATTTACAACAGAAGAAACTCTGGTCtactgtaataattaaatatcgCGTATTTTCTGTATTAATTACAGGATTGATTTTTAGTTGTAATCTTTCTGAGTAGTTTGCTTTgataagttaattattttgacTTGGGCTGATTTGTGAAAACTGAACTCGCCTTAACTACATTTATCAGCTGATCGatttcattgtttataaaattttaatttatattatatacaggGGTGGACAAAAAGTTTTtcccattgaaaatgttattaatttgttacatcttctattagataacagaaaatttgtaaaactataaattttagaACACACTCGAAGATATCtgttcaaatattatctaaagtCCTAATTTTGACACTGGCTATCGTAAATACctgaaattttcataattttagttacaatttctcataaaaaaaatgtgttgtgcacgtgctgtagtttcttaattcttcttattttaattagcctaagagtttgtgttgtcattatttatttcagatattttaatgaaacagtaATAAGAAATAAGATCCTCTTAAACCTCTAACCTCATATAGAAATTTACCTTCATTACCAAAAGTAGTAGAACACTCAGGTAGGTATGGGCCAAATCTCAATAAATATACATTCGAATACCATTGATCactgataaatgttttttttcaaaagccAGTAACTGCAACAGTCAGATGGCGTCAACCTATCACGAGTCAAGGAAATAAATAACCTCAGAAAAGCAGTAGTTATTGGATTTGATATGAGTTCAGAAACAATTCAATCAACCTTTTCATATCCGAATTCATTGTGGGCAATGTGCTGAAGAAACGGTGCTTACCTACAATCAACCACTTCACAGttcatttcaattttgaaaagtGTCTTGTGCTATCAAGCTATTTCTCAGGAcgttatttaaaatttagaatgcTAGCTGGTGTAAGTATTGTGTACAGAAGACGCCATAGTTCTGGATTTAAAGAACGGCCTTGGGTACTAAATTGCTCATCAAGACTTTGGACTTCATGCGGAACAATGATTCACGATAATCATTATTTTACTCAGATGGAAGTGCAcctatggaatatttttaaaaaggagaATTGACTCATTATCAGGTGTTACATTAgctggttttatttaataaaactatatatgcTTCGTTGTACTGTAACATTCGAGATATTTCACTGTATGCATAAAGAATGAAGCATCATTCCATTGAACACGTGTGTTAAtgatttacttgaaaaaaaagttTCCAGTATTTGTCTTTCTCAGTCCAGAGCCACGATCTAACTCTAAATAAAACGTTCTGAGACATTCTGCATCGTGGTTCATTGGGTACAATGATGAATCTCCTTTTCTATAGGGATGGCAGTCGACTTCACCAGATTTGCAACAATAGTTGatggcatatatatatgtaaaaacggctggtatggatagaaagcactatgtagaggagctacaacgtttcgaccttcttcggtcatcgtcagatcgAAACGTtattcactcctctacataaaaaaattttctcaacctataccagccgtttttacatatatattttcatctacaagtgggttttctcgtcatcacggattattatttcatcagttgATGGCACATGTTATTACTAAAGGAAAAGTTGTGACTAATAGTAAAGTTGGAGTAAAATCTCTGAAAAAACTGAGTTCCAACAGCAAAATATGAGAACCTTTCTGAATGTATGTAAGTCTCTACTATTTATAGTAATGTGaagcatattttacaaaaaaagtaaTTACATCTTCCTCTGAATTATCTATTTTAAATTCATTGAAATGTTAAACTAAAGATCAGCTAATTTTTaagtgtaaacatttttgttttattttccttctctTACAGTTGCATCAGTTTTAAACATGAAGAGTGTTATGAGAATACATTGGTTAGTTTTCCTAGCAATAGTTTATGTTAGGAGTGATGACGAAGAGGAAAAGGGTATCCAAAGTCGTCGTAACATTTGGGGTAATGGAAGAGTGCCTTACAGAGGAGCTGGAAATTTCGGAGGTGATGTAGGATACGGTGGTGGAAGTTTCAACAGAGGTCAAGGTGGTGGTAGATATTATGATTATGATCAGTCTGGTGGTGTAGGGAATGGACCTTACAATGGTTATGAAGATAATAATTACAGCAATAGTGGTGGACTGGATGGTTTAGGCAGCTATGGTAGTGATTACAGCAACGGTCCTGCAAACAGTGAATCACTTTCTTACACTAAACCACGACCACTTCGACGGTGTACATACTACTGTAGACTTAATTACTGCGATTCCTTCAAATGTTATTATATCTGCCGACCAAAGCTTGTTTGTTCGTTCGCAAACGCTGGTAATGTTGGAATCTATGGACgtaaaggtaaaaacaaacacaaaaccattaatatatatttatgacacGATTAATAACTACAAAGTTGAATGACTAAACGAATGGCAATAAATAGGCTTCACAActatataataatttcagtaagGATTTTATTTGCTTAAAACTCTTACTTATCGAAGCTATCAGCtgttaattattttgtagtaAATTAGGAGCACAGAAAAATATAAGACAACTGGACAAGAAATTCTGGAAATTATAATTCTTACTTAATGctattatattatacaataataattataataaacctGATGAGgcaacaaaaaaagtaaaatctaTGTACCTAAATTTGTTTCCGTGGTAACCGTGCTATAATTTCTGCTGATCCTAAACCTCTTTTAGAATATGACTCCATATTCTTGCCACTACTTTcgtaatttaagttttattccTATGTTATGACAAAATATTACCTACTCAGTATTCAATCTGACTGACGTAAAATAGAGAAAATCTAAACTTTGTTAATAATATCAGTTTATAATATTCTATTTTCTGTGTCATAAACTCAAACTCTTCGCCAAAGTAGATAAAGAGCAATTGAAGTAATTAATACTGTGTTGATATAGGAGGAGAAACCTTTGAAATAAGTAAGCCATTGAAGGAGAAAGTTGAAGGATTCGATTACATACCACCAAATGAAGGATCTTCATCTAGTGAAGGAGGTCTGTATTTTAATTCCGTTTATGagtttaaagaaacttaaatgTGAAGAATTTAATTAATCTGGACATGAAGTGAAAACACTCCGAATAGGGCCATTTCttgaaattaattagaaagtGCAACTTACGGAATTAGTAAACTTAtaagtattgttgaaaatatattttaaacaaacaaattggatatgttaaatgtataataaaaatatttgaatgatgaGTAAACAAaggataaaatagaaaatatttaatgttgctACGAGTAATTAATACATATCAATTATTTTACAACaacgttaatattttttttacattttcatagcAATAAAGTACGAAGATGACTGAGCTGCAAATAAAGAGACAGTGCCACACTTCAGGTACAACAACCAGTACGAATGTATATATTCTTATTGACCATTTTGTCATTtcattaaaagtttctttcatctAATAATTTaccttctttatttttaattttattcaaacgTGAGAATATTGACAACGATTGTTGAATAATGGGAAATAAATTTCAGTCAATACGTTGTTGTTTAGTGTAAAGTTTCGCAATGGGTTCTTTGTGCTTTGTCAACTGCAGGGAACGGAAccatggattttagcgttgtaagtccgtaactATGCTGCTGACTTATAGGGGGTATTTATATCAGGAAgcatatttgttgtttgtttaatatttttcgcATTCAGAGCACTTAGGTCATTATCTTGATATCTCTGAATAGCTATCTGAATCAAGCGACACAGGgctcttttatttttgtttgtcacgGGAAGTGAACTCAGAATTTTAGTGTTAAACGTTCTTAAGCTTACCGTTAAGCCAACAAGTTATCAGATTAGTAGGTATGGTTTgttacacaaagaaacaaaaacatagttaGAATCTTGTTTACTAAGAGAATAAAAAATTGTCTAGCATATTCGTATTTAATTAATGTGCagcttttatttcaatttaaaatatttttaatcacaatTAATCGGCACGTCTGACATATTAACACGATAGTATTCTAAAAATTGCCTAATTATTAAGCATAACtgtttatttactaaaaataatattttaaaaaataaaccaacactaaaTACACAATATTCACCTTGTATTCATAAAATCTCTACTaggatatttaaaactattttaaaaacacagactgggggcccggcatggccaggtggttaaagcactggacGAGTaacgaaactcggtttttagcgtaacaagtccgcagacataccgctaagccactggggtgCTATGCTaaacatacacataaaacaaacatttttatcgtCATCTCGAAAATTCCTGATAACAGATTGCAAACAGTAATTTCAATAGAGGATGTGTCAGAATACAGTGTTGAAATTGCAGGTAAACATCAGATTGGTATGTTATTCTACAACAATGCGTGAAACAGTGAACACAAACTTCTGATCCAAAGCATACTTTATTTGTCAGTTGTTGTGGTATGACACTACACCATTTTTTGCAAATGCATAAAATACGTAGAAACTAATACTCGCATGAAAACACAATATTACTCAAAACAACGGTTTAACGTAGAAGGAAAtccattacaaaaatatatatgatatGAAGTACTTAAAATCAAGTGGAAATGATAAAAACGGTCAGATAGAGTTAATATTAAATGacacaatatttgtttatacataaTTATGGTTTGATATTAGTAGATATATTTACTACAGTTTTGTAAATAGTACTAAAATGACCGTTCATTTTACACCATAAACTTGACTAATTTGTCCAACCGAAGTACGattcttattttttttctattagatTTAAAACATACGTTTGTGCCTAAACatttcgtgtgtgtttttttttttttaaggaatatatttaattttacggCTTCTATCATTACCCTTTTATTTCATGCTTATAAAACTAATTGTGGCCGATTAAgcagtatcgaaacccggtttctagtgttgtaagtaaGAAAAGTGTGGGGACAAATACAAATGAATGTACTTGGAAGTGCAGTTGCTATTGTATTCTTATATAATTCCTTTTGCTCTGGTATTAACTTCAGAATCTCTTGTTTgattacataaatgaaaattaccAACCtctatttattaaaagtaaaagagaaaatatttcgtACTTATTGatgtaattagaatatttttataaaacgaaACGGAAAAATTATCTTCCTTTGCATTAGTTTCTTATTGGAATGTAATTATAACACTCGGAAATGGACGTAAGATGCGTGTTCTGCTTTGTTAAGTTTTTAATCCCATtcaaaaagagtagtccaagcgttggcaTTGGGTGGGTTGTCAAATTTAGGCTAGTGTTAGCGACGAGGTATTAGTATTTACTCATAGtatcaactgtttattttatcCTACAAACAATACAGTGGTTAGGAGCAGTTTGGGTTAAAGTGTTCCCAATTTATTAGGGGCGATAGGTGCAATGAATGGGTATATTTAGTAACTATGAGCTATTTGCAATTTACAGGAATCTAGTAGTGGGGATGTTCAATTAATATGTAGAGTTTGCAGGTTGGAAGAAAAGTTGGAGGCTATCATAACTAAAGTTAaggaaatagataaataaaagtatagaTTACAGGAAATGACAGCAGGACTTCAAGAGGAGATTATGGTTTTACATGCAAGAGAGGCATCAGCTAAGAATAACAATGACATCCAGTAAGATAAAATTGGAAGTATTAAGGTTAAAAGTGATAAACTTAATTGTAAAGACTGTTCTATCGGGCAACAGATTTCAGTCTTTGGCTTGTGTAGATAAGGAACTATTGGATAGAGAGACAGCAAAAGAAAGATATGTATTATGAACATAAAGAGGTTATAGTTTAGGTGGTTCTTTGATACGACATGTGGATAAAATAGTGTATGGGGTAAATAGGGAGGAAAGAGTTAGATTCTGCTAACTCAAGGTTACAGGTGGAAGACAACATAAGAGCAAGATATATAATGAAGAGAACTGAGGTTTCTCTGGTGCGTGTAGACGCTAACGATACAAGAAAGAGTTAGTCAGGGGACCTAATTTATAAGTCCAATAAGTACATATATTCCTTACAGATAGAAAACGGTAGCTACAAGTAAAATCTAGATTGATTCACAAAggttataagagataaaattaaagaaaagaatcataaatttaagaaatttaaattgacttgtATTATTGAAGATTATAGAAGATTCATAAAGTTGGTCAAAATGGAAACTATGACATCcaaataaagtatgaaaaactTGGCTGAAAACATGAGAATTTacagtaaggattttttaaagtacattagcAGGTGGACAGGACCCTTGAGGTATAACAAaagaaggcttgtatctgatgattaagAAATgactaggttattaaattctgttttttcttcagtttttgcCAATGAAGACTGaaacagtattccacatcttgaacaactgatagatgaaaaaaaagttgaacaagacaattgcACAAATTCTGagcttcttaaaataaaattgggaagtttaaagaatgataagctTTTGGGCCAAATAATGTTTCCCTGAGAGTTTTAAAGGAGGCCAACGATTGGATTTGTGAACCACTTGCCACAATTTTTTGTATCTTCTTGAATAGTGTACAAGTACCAGCAGATTGTAAATTAGCTGATGTTCACTCCTATCTTCAAAGGAGGTAATAAAAGTTGTCCCAGTAACTATaagcctattagtcttacatcacttGTGGGGAAAATTTTATAAAAGGTgctttgcaaagttatttaacaaagtttgtaACTTTATTGGATAGTCAAAATAGATTCACTGAGGGAAAAATcgtgccttacaaatcttttgacttgttttgaatatgttaCTGCacatgtagatgagggtaagtaagggtgtagatttggtgtatctggattgtCAGAAAGCAATTGAGAAAATACCAAGTCTTTTAAAGAATCATGTTTCTATGGGTGTGGGAGATAGGTTTATTAATTGGATATAAGAGTGGCTTaatgaaagaaagcagagggttgctataaatggagttcagtcaaactggattaatgttgtaaGCAGGGTACCTCAGAGCTCAGTTTTCGGAccattgttcttttttatttatattaatgacaaagatgaaggaatggtcaataagttaCGTAAATTTACTCatatcaaggtcttgggtgttgctggctgtgaataTGCTGATGCTGTTTtgcaaaaggatttagatcattaaTTGAGTTGGATGACTGAATGACAGACTGGTTTAATTacgataaatgcaagataatgcatgtgggttatcatgatatgaattatatgtataattaggACGGGAATAACCTTGAAAGTGTTATGAAGGAAACAGATCTTGGTtcaatggttgatcagtctctcaAGCTATATAAGGTGTGTGCTGTTGCTATTAGTAGgacaaatattattttaggttatatgtacaaaaatattgaatataaatctGAAGagattgtaatttttttgtacatGCCATTGGTtaggctacatttagagtattgtgttcagtctttggctccttaccttaggaaagatattgaatttttataaaaGGTTCAGAGGatggttactaaaatggtacctggaaTGAAGGGGTTGTCAAGTGAGGAGAGATTAggatcttaaaattgttttctcttgaaaaagaaaagttagagaAGATCTGATTGAattatttaagattataaaaggaATGGATAATTCTTCGTACAACTTAACAGTGAGGATTATAGAACTAAAAGACACATAAACAGATTTAAAAAAGGTAGA of the Tachypleus tridentatus isolate NWPU-2018 chromosome 13, ASM421037v1, whole genome shotgun sequence genome contains:
- the LOC143237969 gene encoding uncharacterized protein LOC143237969 — its product is MKSVMRIHWLVFLAIVYVRSDDEEEKGIQSRRNIWGNGRVPYRGAGNFGGDVGYGGGSFNRGQGGGRYYDYDQSGGVGNGPYNGYEDNNYSNSGGLDGLGSYGSDYSNGPANSESLSYTKPRPLRRCTYYCRLNYCDSFKCYYICRPKLVCSFANAGNVGIYGRKGGETFEISKPLKEKVEGFDYIPPNEGSSSSEGAIKYEDD